tttgtttgggtttggtttcagtttcggtttcggtttcgttttggtttacacaataacaacaataatgataataataaaatggtAGATTTTAGTCATTTAAATATTAAGTGGCATTAAAGGTTGTAGACTTATCTACTTATCTGTGTAGACACACACGACACGGTCCACTGTCCACTGCACAGTGCACCAAATACGGACGGACCCTTTCGCATAtggatacccttgcagagagTGCAGCCACGCAGCCACGCAGCCACGCACAGAGGGGGCACCCCAAATTCCTCATTTAATCAATTCGAGTACTTATTGTATCGGAAAACTACGTCATGAAGCTCCCATAAGAATAATATCATCTTGCTCGTACCATAATAGAATTTTTACTACGACGATCAATCGCAGGATGAGCGGCAAGCCAAAtcgaatacatatataatgtacatatttactaCATCAACATATGTGAGTACATCGTATGGCCACAAtcgatctgcaagggtatgcAAAGCCTTCGGTGCGCCGAAGAATGCCTTGCTTGCTGGTTGTTCTTTCAAAAACATTCACGACCGGGCCAGGACAAGGACGAATGGAATGAATGTGAGAGTGCCGTAGATCGTTCGGATCGAAGGCTATAGAGGCAGacgacatacatatgtatagacAGTTATTTCTATGCGGAGACGCTACatgaaaatacattttccGAGATGCAGAACTTATCTGGCATTGGCCATCCGTTCCAAACCCATGCATCTATGCATAGCTATGCatctacacacacatatgtacatatatacatatatgcataataAACATTTAGTTTATAAATCGATTCTTGAAACGTCATCGTTACCTTATCAATGGTGATGCTGTTGTTCGACGGGCGACTGCGACTGATACTCCTGTGATGTTGCTTTCCGCCGGTGGCCACCGTGGACGCTGGCTGCGGCAGTGGCGGTGTACTTTTCCGTCTCTTCGACTTTCcactggcgctgctgctgctactgctgctgctgccgctgctactgctgccactgctactgctgctgctgccgctgctgctgctgctgctgctactactgctgctgctagaGCGTCGGCGCTgacgttgccgttgccgttggtgttgctgcttctggctgctgctgttgttgctgctgccttcgttgttgttctttttggcCTTATGCTGATGCTTTAAGGCAGTTGCAGCGGCTtttgcagaggcagaggcagaggcggcagcGGTGACTGCCAAAGCAGCCGATTTCGTTGGTTGCGGTGGTGGTGCCTAGGGGAATTTTTCAACTATTCAGAAACAGCAAATTCGCATTATTTTACTAAAGCACTAGGATACAACTAAGTAGAGAGGTTGACAGTACGGGTGGGTTTTTGGTTGGAGTGTGGAACTGGATGTGGACTATTGCAAAAGGAAATATTTGATAGATCaagtaatatgtatatgcacatatgtacactatttgtttctttttttttagttcaTTTTGGATATTGgtttttcacacacacacatacacacatccacacacacacatggatgTACACCGCACGCCTCTGACAAAATGTGTACACAATATGAGCCCTGGCGTTCGATTTAAGTGCGTTTTTCAGCTTCTTCCAGTAattgcttatttatttatttacccGTATTTGATAGCCAGCATCATCTTGGTCATCTTCGCTGCTATAGTTGACAAGAGCCTCCATTATTTCCCGTTCTTTAATTGTCAGAAAATCGGCATCAAAAAATTACTGAATCGCTTGAGGCATAGCCCTGCCAACCTGAGCGAAAGAGGACATTGGGCTATCGATATCAAACAAGCAGCAGTGTGTTTACAGCACTGGCACTTCCAATTTGGAGGaacatttgaaatttgaatattattgaaatttttaatgaaataagGAATCACTACTATACTTTGTACATCTAgttcaaaacaaaataaaaattatatcccGCGTAGATCCCGCAGACTTCCGCTGCTCAATCGCCACTACTTATGACTGTGTAATAGCATTCTGTTCTTACTTTAGTCTTTCACCTCATTTCTGTCCACGACTCTGCGGTTTTGGCAGCGGTGGAAAATGTTGTGTGCTTAGATTCAGCATTTCCTCTGTCGGTTCAGTGAAAGGTGCTTCCATACTTGCGATTGTCTCCGCTAGGCTCTTGTACTGAATCGAAAAGAGCaagttaataaataaaagcgtgcattttttattgttaaaagTTCACCTGCGTTGGCGGCTTCCAGTTGGCCCTGTCTTCAAAAGTCATAGCTTCTGATGTTGGGTGATTTGTATATGGGGGGTAGTGGTGGTGGTTCCATCTCGACCCCGACCTCGGGCTGCACTGCCAACGCCACTGgccctgctgatgctgcacCTGCTTCTGGTGCGGGTCCTGGAtttgctcctgctgttgctgccgccatTGATGTAGTCGCTCCTGCTGCCAATAAAAGTGCTGCCAATAccactgctgctggcgctgctgttgccactcgTTGTGGTGCTGCCagtgcagctgctgcttcagcGGCCActggtgccagtgccactgccagttCTGCCAAAGCGGCTGATGGTGATACGTGTTATACACTGGATGGTAGGGCATTGTTATCTGCACGGGCGGATCGAGAGTGCCCCTGTAGCACCATCCCTCGGCGAGATTGTAGAAATGCTCGTCGTACAGGGCGTACAAGGTCGCCccgagcagcagctcctgcgAGGCCTTCACCGGAAAGTATTCCAAGCTGTTAATCATCTCGATCTGTCTGCTGTTCTCCAGCCAGTTCCAGTTCTGGCCGCTGCCACTGACTACCGGCTCGAAGACGGCGcgctgctgaagctgcagtAGTAGTGGCTCCTTCTGCCTGACCATCTTGAGGAGCTCCATCAGCTTTGTCTGCTGCCGCTCATCCGGACTCATATGCATACCCGCCACCTgcgccacctcctcctcctcctcctcctcctccaccatcAGGGGATGCAtggacatgggcatgggctGATGCTGGTCGTACTCAGAATGTGGCTGCTGGTGGGAATGCATTTGGCGATGGATGGAACGCCACTGATCGCTACTGTTGGACGGTCCAGGACCATCACTTTGCCAGTGATGGTTCGATTGATCCTGTGGATTGTAGTGGTCCGGAGGATTCTGGTAAATCTGCTTTGGGTAGCGATGTTGGCGCTCCCGCTCCACCTGATAGATGGGCACTTGTCCCTTGGCATTTGGCGTCCCCAGAGGCGAATGAATGTCCCAGCGATTGGCACaatccggctgctgctggctctccCAGTATGTGGGATATATGTCGTCTGCGCTTTGTTCCTGATGCGGGTAGTAAGTGGCTTCATTCTGGGATTGTGCGGGGCGAGCCATGTCAATTCCCCGCCAGACTATATCGTGGGCATTCTCTGGAGAGTTGTCCTGGCCGTTCTCTATTCTGTTTTGTAGCCCGTTCTCTGTGCCACCCAACGATATATTTATAATGAAATATACGCTCTGGTTTTGGTCCATTATTCGGCTCTGACGCGCTGCCATGGCATTCCTGCGCCGTGCATTCTGGGTCTCGAAGCCAACGGGCTTCAACTCGCATTGGGCGGCGTTGTCTTCTTCCTGGTCGCGTTCCACCTGCAATCCCAAATTGAACTGGACTTGATTCCGCCATATCTTGACTGATCGGCAGATCTCCCTCTCCACGAGTGCTCCACCACCGCCCCATGTGTGGCCATCTATCAGTAGACCGAAGATCAGCGGCAGCGAGACACTGCTGGATGGAAGAGTATGGGGCCCGTGAATGCgactgtgtgcgtgtgtttgtggtACCTGGCCATGCATACGGCTCTGATTGCCGCTTTTACTGGATAAATGGGGCTCTTGACCATTAGGATCTGCGGTACCAGACGGCGGCACGGGCCTATCGCTGATTAATGTCGATGTGGATGGCTTTGCCTTGGATTGGGGTCTCCCCTTGCCGCCGGCCCCTGCTCTACAGTCGAGCTCTTCAAAGTTGAAGAAGCTGTCCAGGGTCAGGGGCTTGATGCGGTTGTAATAGTAAAGGGCATTCTCTTCACCGAACGATATACGAATGCGCTGGCCACTGTTGAGGCCGGAcgcagacccagacccagagccagacccagacccagacccggacccggactgCCAGCGCTGCAGGACAAAGGGTCGGCTACTGTTCTCCCGCAGCAAATCGGGATGTGTTACACGACGAGCCATTGCCGAGGCTTCGTCATTATCTGCAAAATCGAAGGAAACGGTCAAAGCAgttatttctgtgtgtgtgtgagtgtgtatgtgtgtgggtgtgggtgtgggtgtgggtgtgcagGTGTGTGCTAGTATGATAGCCAATCCAatcggtctggtctggtctgatCTGGTCTGGCCTGCCTGTGGCAGccgcttgctgcttgctgcttttAGCTTATTGCTTAGTTTTGCTCTACTCTGCCTTCATTCCTTTGCAAAGATCTCGGGATCTGGAGCCTTAATTTCGCCACCTCCGCCCGTCAATTCCTGAGCGCAGAACTCGCCCCACTCGCTCCTTGAAAGCTCGACTGCACTGCTCTTTCCCGTCTGTTGCTTGGCCGTGGCTTGTCTGCGGACAAGCTTTGAACACAAACGACTTTAGGCGCGGCTTGCCAGCACTGATGGAACAAACGAAGAGACTCGGAAAGAGCAAGACCTTCTTCGGTTCGGAGAGAGAAAAACCGAGAACACTTTTCTAAGGCCAAGGCTGCGATCGCAAACTTTTTCGCGCTAACTAACTGCAATCAAATGATGATAGACGGATCGAGGTAGGGTAAAGAATAAAAACAATAGCAGCCTGTTCGACTCGGACTGTTTATGGATCATATTTCATTCATCGGACAAATGCACTCCCCCAAACACTCCCTCCTATTCAGCGAAATCAGCGGAATTGCCGGGTTTCAGATGAACatgaatataaatatgtacatatgaatgaAGGTGGCACATCACAAGAGTCCGTCTTGGAGTATTTTGTTTACCAGGCTTGACTCTTTGTTTATGCTACTATACTACTCGGCGGCTCGGTTGCTCGTTCGCTCTTCGATTCCTGGACCGTCTCTGCCTGTTATTTGATTGCGTTTGGGGGCTGTGTTATACGTACTTACGATTCGGGTTCATCGGACATGTCGGCGTGACGGCGCCCTGCACCGGATGGGGACCAGACATTGGATGATGCTGGATGCTCTTtactggttgctggttgctagAAGGTAGACATGATGTTGCTGTGACCGATCGGATATCGGATACAGCTGTGCCAGGTGCTGCCAATGTTGTCACGGTACTTTCCGCAAGGTTGGTGGTGCTGGGCACGACTGCTTATGGAGTGCTGGTGGAGTCGAGTGGAAACAGTGGAGGTTTAAAACCGGGTGGCAACTGTGGAGCGTTGAAGCTGGAAGGAATCTGTGCATCCTGGAGAACAGGCGGATTTTCTAGAGGATTGCAGCCGTGGGGATGCTGTGCATGGACCTGCGTTGAAGGTGTCAGATATTGAAGCCGGGTGTATGTTTCGAAGGATTGACACCTGCTAGAGGCTGTGAGATAGTGGAACCGAGTCGACGCTGTGTGGATTCAAGCCCGGGCTATTGGTGGCCACGATTCGACGCGTGTCACCTCTCCACTGATCCCTCTCAACGCCGTCGTCACTTATTCTGGCCGCCTCCGGCTGCCAGCCCTCTGACGCCATCTGTAGGCGCTGGAGATCCCCGCAGGTGTCGGTGGGTGGGAAGGAGTAGATGAAAAACAGATGGCACGGCAAGCAAACCCCACCGCCGAAATCGAAAGTAATCGCATATCTGCTTTGAATTTCGTACTCGTGCACTTTTCCTATACTTGAAAATGTCCCAGCAATAGGAATCAAAGTAGCCGAGGCAAACTAATTCTGTTAAATACATCCATACGTaagtttttattattattattattattattatataaagctaataaatagttaaaattAGGTATTAACAAGGTATGGTATTATTATACACTTGAGTAagtacttacatatgtacttatatacatacatacatacatatgtacaaagtTGGTTTTATACGTTATTATATGTTGTGGAGGAATTATTATCTAATATATTAattgtgtatatgtatgtatgtatgtaaatatatgtacaggGATAATTGTTTATGAGGTTATATGTAGTGAATGATTTTGGATTGAACTAGGTAATTGAGGACTATTTTTGCGTTATTGTTGTTAGGGTTGGAGATGTATTGCATGGGGTCGGTGTTATGGAATATTGAGGATCTTTGAAGAGAGAGGGCGGGGCATGTGTATAGTATGTGTCTTATGTCTATGGTTGGATGTTTTATCCATGTAGTGGGCATTGGTGAATCTTGTGTGCCCTAGTCTCAGTCTGTTTATGATGACTTGGTGTCTTCTGTTAAggttgtttatgtttttggggGGAGGATGAGTGGAAGATAGATTGATAACTTGTTGGTACCAGGGGGAAGTCTTGGTGAGGAGGTCTGTTTGTTTCCATAGGAGGATTTTCTTAAGGAATAGTGATATGTCGTTAGAATTATGATTGggggtatacatatgtatgtatatgaggGTTTGTTTGGAGGTAGTTTTCGTTCCCTTTTATGTCAATTTGGTGTTTGGTTAGTTGTGAGTTGTTGTTAGTTTGGTGACGACGAATTGTTGGGATTGGGATCCAAAATCCAAacatttattgaaaatttgaTATCAGAGAGGATATCGTTGGATTCGTCCAAAAACGCACTAAACGCACTAAACGCATAAAGCGATTTCACGTTTTCTTGGTTTCGCGAAACGGTCTCACTGCCAAAGTGAAGCGCCAATTCGTGGGCTCCGCATATATTTTTGAAGAACTGCGTAATATCTATAAACAATAGACAGCAGCACTGCTGCATCGGCGTGTACGATGTCCGAAGATAGCGACTATTTGCTTGCCCTCCGTCTAAGCTATGAACTGAACGGAGGGGACGCCACACAACATCAGAGTCAGCGGGTAAGTTTCGGCACAAAAAATCATTTACCAGAACTTCCTGAATACTCCCATTTGTACATGTGTGCTTAGGACCCTCAGCCATCAAAATCGCAAGCATCGGAAGAAGCTGACTATTTGTTGGCTGTCAAGCTTCAGTCCGAGGAACAAAAAGAGGCCGCCGATGGCGACCTGGACGGCAGCATCCAGTTTGTTTATCCATCAAAAAAGGACGTAAAGGTTAGCAGCACTTCTTCAACGAGTTTCAATGTAAACAAGCTTTTGAACCACCCTTAGAATACGTTGCCCAAGAGCTCGCCAAAGCCTAAGCCAGGCCGAACAAGTGCTGTGAGCAGAGCTGAGGACTACCTGAATCAGACCAGCAATCTGGTACATGACGACTGGGAGATTCTGGATCCCACGCCCAACATCTTCTCCATGTTCGTGCGCTTTGACGAAAAGTTCTTTCAGAGGCGTCTGGGCGCCGTCGTCCTGGAGTGGAGCAAGCGCATGTACTCGTGTGCTGGGATTTGCTATCTTCGCAGCAACAGATACACCAAGGAGATTACAATCCGGCTAAGCGAGCCGCTTCTCAAGCTACGTCCTCGCAAGGACCTCGTAGAAACTCTTCTGGTGAGTCCCTTGCCTCCCCACGAACAAGTCTCCATGTTTTCCAACCACTCATCTCTTTTTCTGTGCAGCATGAAATGATCCATGCTTATTGCTTTATACAGAACATACGCGAGGGCAACGGCGGCCATGGTCCGAATTTCAAAAGAATCATGACTACCATAAACCAGGTGGCCGGGACTAACATCACCGTCTATCATACCTTTCACGATGAGGTGGAAATGTATAAGACTCACGTCTGGCGCTGCACGGGCATCTGTCAGAACCGTCATCCTTTCCGCGGCTGGGTTAAACGCACCTCGAACCGCCCCCCAGGCCCCAATGATCAGTGGTGGGAGAAGCACACGCGCGATTGCGGCGGAACCTTTATGAAAGTTAGCGAGCCGGAAAAATCCAAGCCGCAGAAGCCGTTGCGCCAGCCGAATGCCAAAAAGACTCCGTCTCTCAGTGGGGATATACGCAAGTATATCGTCAATCCGCCCGCTAAGAAGCAGGCCATCGACTCAAACGTAGCCAATGGGCTGCTATCCAACTTGGTCGGCTCCGTTCCGCCCACCTCGTACCCGGGACAGTCTCGCAATCCATTTGCCATGCCCACCAGCAGCAAGCCGCCGACCAAGTCCAATGTCGTGGGCATGACAGATCTTAACAAGAGCGGCGAccagaagaaaaacaaagctAAAACAGCCAAAGAAAACCTCCAGACTGGCGAAGGCCACACTTTGTCCGGGTCCACAGCTGCGGGAGGCTCCACTACTAGAAATTCCGACTTCGTGCGTAATGTTTGGCAGAAGCGCTTTGAGAATAACCCAACTAAAGAGGCGCAGGAAGAGACCGAGAAAAGCACTGGAAAGCGTCCCCATAGCTACGTTGATGATAGTCCTATTCTGTCCTGGGAGGCCTATGATGAGGACGTTTTGATTGCGGATGATATTACGCCCACAGTTTTGATCCTGAGCAGCGATGACGAAAGCGACAATGATAACGAGGAAAAGAAGAAGACTGAAAACGAACACGTCAAGAACTCAACTTTATTTTCAAGTGGAATAAGCAGTCAGGAGAGGACGCGCAAGATCAAGGAAGAGGTAATGTTCGACGAGTCCCAGGATTTTAGCGAAGATGATATCGTTCTTATTGACGATGAGTACGATGACGAGCAGAACCTTGATAGCAGTCTTATAGCGGCCACTGAGTTGGCCGACCAGTCCGTCATAGACGACTTGTTCGGGGTGGATACCCTGCTGGCAGAGTTCCAGCTGCAGAACGATGTCGTGCCGACTGGGTCGCGGGTCACGAAAGATTTAAACAACGATATTGTCATATGCCCCATCTGCTTTGGCAGAATTAAACGTTCGCAACTGTCGAATCATTTTGAAGGGTGCTTCATCACCAACAAAGTGGAGCCGCCCTCCTTCAAGCATAAGCTGCCCAAGACTAACAGCACGATGAACGCCCAGAGGCCATCGACAGCTATGACTTCAGGAAAAGGAAAACGCTCAGCCACAGGGGGTAAACGAGCCTCCTCAAAGCAAGTATTGCGAAACGC
The sequence above is a segment of the Drosophila pseudoobscura strain MV-25-SWS-2005 chromosome X, UCI_Dpse_MV25, whole genome shotgun sequence genome. Coding sequences within it:
- the mh gene encoding uncharacterized protein mh — its product is MSEDSDYLLALRLSYELNGGDATQHQSQRDPQPSKSQASEEADYLLAVKLQSEEQKEAADGDLDGSIQFVYPSKKDVKNTLPKSSPKPKPGRTSAVSRAEDYLNQTSNLVHDDWEILDPTPNIFSMFVRFDEKFFQRRLGAVVLEWSKRMYSCAGICYLRSNRYTKEITIRLSEPLLKLRPRKDLVETLLHEMIHAYCFIQNIREGNGGHGPNFKRIMTTINQVAGTNITVYHTFHDEVEMYKTHVWRCTGICQNRHPFRGWVKRTSNRPPGPNDQWWEKHTRDCGGTFMKVSEPEKSKPQKPLRQPNAKKTPSLSGDIRKYIVNPPAKKQAIDSNVANGLLSNLVGSVPPTSYPGQSRNPFAMPTSSKPPTKSNVVGMTDLNKSGDQKKNKAKTAKENLQTGEGHTLSGSTAAGGSTTRNSDFVRNVWQKRFENNPTKEAQEETEKSTGKRPHSYVDDSPILSWEAYDEDVLIADDITPTVLILSSDDESDNDNEEKKKTENEHVKNSTLFSSGISSQERTRKIKEEVMFDESQDFSEDDIVLIDDEYDDEQNLDSSLIAATELADQSVIDDLFGVDTLLAEFQLQNDVVPTGSRVTKDLNNDIVICPICFGRIKRSQLSNHFEGCFITNKVEPPSFKHKLPKTNSTMNAQRPSTAMTSGKGKRSATGGKRASSKQVLRNAGYTEEEIAPLNLSSSSDSAQNGTSEEEMTPRQMRQRNLFKKTITCPKCGLEYLGHQMEAHRVLCASKRRR